Proteins encoded within one genomic window of Cloacibacillus sp.:
- the cobM gene encoding precorrin-4 C(11)-methyltransferase, translated as MIHFVGAGPGAPDLITLRGARLLEEAGMIIYAGSLVNPELLKRAKEGCEIHDSASMTLDEVIEKLREAHEAGVDAVRLHTGDPSIYGAIREQMDRLKALGIPYDITPGVSSFCTAAAAAAVEYTLPAVSQTVIITRMEGRTPVPDKEKIRLLASHQASMVLFLSTGLLDGLCAELIMGGYAPETKAVMVYKASWPEQRVIRATLATLPLLASEAGIKNTALILVGDFLGDEYELSKLYDKHFSHGFRKAAE; from the coding sequence ATGATACATTTTGTCGGAGCGGGGCCGGGAGCCCCGGATTTGATCACGCTGCGCGGAGCGCGGCTCCTTGAGGAGGCCGGGATGATAATCTACGCCGGTTCCCTCGTGAACCCGGAACTATTAAAACGCGCGAAAGAGGGCTGCGAGATACACGACAGCGCCTCCATGACGCTCGACGAGGTTATAGAGAAGCTGCGCGAAGCGCACGAGGCCGGAGTCGACGCGGTGCGCCTCCACACCGGCGACCCCTCGATCTACGGCGCGATACGCGAGCAGATGGACAGGCTCAAAGCGCTCGGCATCCCCTATGACATCACCCCCGGCGTCAGCTCCTTCTGCACCGCGGCCGCGGCGGCGGCGGTGGAATACACCCTGCCGGCGGTGAGCCAGACGGTGATAATCACGCGCATGGAGGGACGCACGCCGGTTCCCGACAAGGAAAAGATACGGCTGCTCGCCTCGCACCAGGCCTCGATGGTGCTCTTTCTCTCGACGGGGCTGCTTGACGGCCTCTGCGCAGAACTGATCATGGGCGGCTACGCTCCCGAAACCAAAGCGGTCATGGTCTACAAGGCCTCCTGGCCCGAGCAGAGGGTGATACGCGCCACGCTTGCCACCCTGCCGCTGCTCGCCTCGGAGGCGGGAATAAAAAATACGGCCCTGATACTCGTCGGGGACTTCCTCGGCGACGAGTACGAGCTTTCGAAGCTCTACGACAAACACTTCTCCCACGGCTTCCGAAAGGCCGCCGAATAA
- a CDS encoding cobalt-precorrin 5A hydrolase produces MKLCAAAFSERGAKLARRIALAFGGSAWAPENYAGGGVLPFGASLGEWTKERFTEAEALVFVSSCGIAVRAVAPYLEGKDKDPAVIVADERGLSVISLLSGHIGGANELALRIAETIGARPVITTATDVNGITPPDSWAVKNNCAIENLPAAKRVAAELLSGHAVGVAVTDELQPAPYPVTLWLRPKNLIVGVGCKRGTEPELLRGCFLDFMKQSGYSPLSVASVASVEQKKDEAAVAGLAEFYEIPFETFSAETLMALPGEFTPSPAALAVVGTDNVCERAALAASRGGYMVRLKTKYPGITFALARKRSL; encoded by the coding sequence ATGAAGCTCTGCGCGGCGGCATTCTCGGAGAGGGGGGCAAAGCTGGCGAGGCGGATCGCGCTGGCCTTCGGCGGCAGCGCCTGGGCCCCGGAAAATTACGCGGGCGGCGGCGTGCTGCCCTTCGGCGCATCTCTCGGCGAATGGACGAAAGAGCGCTTCACGGAGGCGGAGGCGCTGGTATTCGTCTCCTCCTGCGGGATCGCGGTACGCGCCGTCGCGCCGTACCTTGAAGGCAAAGATAAAGATCCCGCGGTAATCGTCGCCGACGAACGGGGCCTCAGCGTGATATCGTTGCTCTCGGGCCACATCGGCGGCGCGAACGAACTCGCGCTGCGCATCGCCGAAACTATCGGAGCCCGACCAGTGATCACCACCGCCACCGACGTGAACGGCATCACGCCGCCGGACTCATGGGCGGTGAAGAACAACTGCGCCATTGAGAACCTTCCCGCCGCGAAGCGCGTCGCCGCCGAGCTGCTCTCTGGGCACGCCGTCGGCGTCGCCGTCACCGACGAACTGCAGCCAGCCCCCTATCCGGTAACGCTGTGGCTGCGGCCCAAAAACCTGATCGTCGGCGTCGGCTGCAAGCGCGGCACGGAGCCGGAGCTGCTGCGCGGATGCTTTTTGGACTTTATGAAACAGAGCGGTTATTCGCCGCTCTCCGTCGCCTCCGTCGCCTCCGTCGAACAAAAAAAAGACGAGGCGGCGGTCGCTGGACTCGCGGAATTTTATGAAATACCCTTCGAGACCTTCTCCGCGGAGACGCTGATGGCGCTGCCGGGGGAATTTACCCCCTCGCCCGCGGCGCTCGCGGTGGTCGGGACCGACAACGTCTGTGAACGCGCGGCGCTCGCCGCCTCGCGCGGCGGCTACATGGTACGCCTCAAAACAAAATACCCCGGCATCACCTTCGCGCTGGCAAGAAAAAGGAGTCTGTGA
- the cbiB gene encoding adenosylcobinamide-phosphate synthase CbiB: MQILAALLLDALFGDPKWPTHPVVLVGRLVTFYEKIFYAREDGRRRGLLFCAAVLATVAAVVAVAMTAAGFIGRWAQTALNIYLLYAAIAFKSLKDESLPVARALASGDLERARKQVGRIVGRDTDRLDAGGVTRAAVETIAESYIDGVVSVLFWMTAGSLFGLAAVFAWLFKAASTMDSMVGYDDERYRDFGWAAAKLDDILNFIPARLGAVIAIGAGALANMDYRRAWRIFRRDRLNHKSPNSAHGESVFAGLLGIRLGGGAFYGGEWEARPTLGDDLREPEPNDILHAHYIMNISVALCAVLIFAVERRLY; this comes from the coding sequence TTGCAGATTTTAGCGGCGCTTTTGCTTGACGCCCTTTTTGGAGATCCTAAATGGCCGACGCACCCCGTGGTACTGGTGGGACGGCTGGTTACCTTTTATGAGAAAATCTTTTACGCCCGCGAGGATGGCAGAAGGCGCGGCCTGCTGTTCTGCGCCGCGGTGCTCGCCACCGTCGCGGCGGTCGTTGCCGTGGCCATGACCGCCGCCGGATTCATCGGCAGATGGGCGCAGACGGCCCTCAATATATATCTGCTCTATGCGGCGATCGCCTTCAAGTCCCTCAAAGATGAATCGCTGCCCGTGGCCCGCGCCCTCGCAAGCGGGGATCTGGAGCGCGCGCGCAAACAGGTGGGGCGCATAGTAGGCCGCGACACCGACCGGCTTGACGCTGGCGGCGTTACTCGCGCGGCGGTCGAGACCATCGCGGAGAGTTATATCGACGGCGTAGTCTCCGTGCTCTTCTGGATGACGGCCGGCTCGCTGTTTGGGCTTGCCGCGGTATTCGCCTGGCTCTTCAAGGCGGCGAGCACGATGGATTCTATGGTCGGCTATGACGACGAGCGTTACCGCGATTTTGGCTGGGCGGCGGCAAAGCTCGACGATATTCTGAATTTTATCCCCGCGCGCCTCGGCGCAGTCATCGCCATCGGCGCGGGCGCGCTCGCCAACATGGATTACCGCCGCGCGTGGAGAATATTCCGGCGTGACCGTCTGAATCACAAGAGTCCGAACAGCGCCCACGGCGAGAGCGTCTTCGCGGGGCTGCTCGGCATCCGCCTGGGCGGCGGCGCCTTTTACGGCGGCGAGTGGGAGGCCCGTCCGACGCTCGGCGACGATCTGCGTGAACCGGAGCCCAACGACATCCTGCACGCCCACTATATAATGAACATTTCCGTAGCGCTCTGCGCGGTGCTGATATTTGCGGTCGAGAGGCGGCTTTACTGA
- a CDS encoding aminotransferase class I/II-fold pyridoxal phosphate-dependent enzyme translates to MEFQLHGANPEKLYELFGLPMPERVYDFSTNTNAVAQRGGFVPDLRAALEDYPDDECLALRALLAEATGAAPENILVTSGSNESIYLIASYEAARENRILQPVYGEYLRALKNFGAAPLNIFDLRAAKLPAEGAVWLCNPCNPTGGFIPDGELDEIAERHPRTLFIVDEAYRDFIWTDEALAPYRPRPNVVRLRSLTKTYNLCGARIGYILAGAEMTERLKRRQPSWSVSGLAQQAALFFLADATLLRRTKDYYAAEMPRLISAVNRAGFPTLPSCVNYFLAAVDDDERFIRFMLERGIVVRHTRNFPGLDGRYVRIAARTRPENDILLAAMEDYR, encoded by the coding sequence ATGGAATTTCAGCTTCACGGCGCAAACCCCGAAAAGTTATATGAACTTTTCGGCCTCCCGATGCCGGAGCGCGTCTACGATTTCAGCACCAATACCAACGCCGTGGCGCAGCGCGGGGGCTTCGTCCCTGACCTGCGCGCGGCGCTGGAGGATTACCCCGACGACGAATGTCTTGCGCTGCGCGCGCTTCTCGCGGAGGCGACGGGAGCCGCGCCGGAAAATATCCTGGTGACCAGCGGCTCCAACGAGTCGATATATCTCATCGCCTCCTATGAGGCGGCGCGGGAAAACCGCATACTTCAGCCGGTCTACGGCGAGTATCTGCGCGCGCTGAAGAATTTCGGCGCGGCTCCGCTCAACATCTTCGACCTTCGCGCGGCGAAGCTTCCCGCAGAGGGAGCCGTCTGGCTCTGTAATCCCTGCAACCCGACGGGGGGCTTCATCCCCGATGGAGAGCTCGACGAGATCGCGGAGCGGCACCCACGGACGCTTTTTATCGTCGACGAGGCCTATCGTGATTTTATCTGGACCGACGAGGCACTGGCCCCATACCGGCCGCGGCCTAACGTCGTCAGGCTGCGTTCGCTGACAAAAACGTACAACCTCTGCGGGGCGCGTATCGGTTATATCCTCGCCGGCGCCGAGATGACGGAGAGGCTGAAGAGACGGCAACCGAGCTGGAGCGTCAGCGGCCTCGCGCAGCAGGCGGCGCTCTTCTTCCTCGCGGACGCCACGCTGCTGCGCCGCACGAAAGATTATTACGCCGCGGAGATGCCGCGGCTCATCTCCGCGGTGAACAGGGCGGGTTTTCCGACGCTGCCCAGCTGTGTGAACTATTTCCTGGCCGCGGTCGACGACGACGAAAGGTTCATCCGTTTTATGCTGGAACGGGGCATCGTCGTGCGCCACACGAGAAATTTTCCCGGGCTCGACGGAAGATATGTGCGCATCGCGGCGCGGACGAGACCGGAGAACGACATCCTGCTCGCCGCGATGGAGGATTACCGTTGA
- a CDS encoding precorrin-8X methylmutase, whose translation MRPNEIEQASMQIIASEMGPWLGAPEELPVVKRVIHTTADFDFAENMRFSKEAVKLAREALKSGASVVTDTNMAASGINKAACARFGVEVVCRMADPAVREAAESRGTTRAVVSMEEAAKATPNAIFAIGNAPTALIRLCELIEEGKCAPALVIGVPVGFVNVVESKDRLLATKVPYITAVGRKGGSPVASTIVNALLYGIE comes from the coding sequence ATGAGACCAAACGAAATAGAACAGGCAAGCATGCAGATCATCGCCTCCGAGATGGGGCCCTGGCTCGGCGCTCCCGAGGAGCTGCCGGTGGTAAAGCGCGTGATACACACGACGGCGGACTTCGACTTCGCGGAGAATATGCGTTTCTCCAAAGAGGCCGTGAAGCTCGCGCGCGAGGCGCTGAAAAGCGGCGCTTCCGTCGTCACCGACACCAATATGGCGGCGTCGGGCATCAACAAGGCGGCCTGCGCGCGTTTCGGCGTCGAGGTCGTCTGCCGTATGGCCGATCCCGCGGTGCGCGAGGCGGCGGAGTCGCGCGGCACGACGCGCGCCGTCGTGAGCATGGAGGAGGCGGCGAAGGCCACCCCCAACGCCATCTTCGCGATCGGGAACGCCCCCACCGCGCTGATACGCCTCTGCGAGCTGATCGAAGAGGGCAAATGCGCCCCCGCGCTGGTCATCGGCGTGCCGGTGGGATTCGTCAACGTCGTCGAATCAAAGGATCGCCTTCTCGCAACGAAGGTGCCCTATATAACCGCCGTGGGGCGCAAGGGCGGATCGCCGGTCGCCTCCACGATCGTGAACGCGCTGCTCTATGGCATCGAATAG
- the cbiE gene encoding precorrin-6y C5,15-methyltransferase (decarboxylating) subunit CbiE, with protein sequence MGNRLYVLGAGPGDIEEVTPAVSAAIASSRAVACAPRHLHIAAGHPNVIEMKSFKETFDRLREELKLGDAAVVVSGDTGIFSLLPLIKKNFPHDEITVLPGISSLQSLCAKAAETWQEAVILSGHGREIGGAKILDAVEHNRAAIFFCDAQKNPAWLCALLAEAGLGAVEAVVGERLGAKDERVSRGETRALAKESFDALSIVLLINKDFTERPPLLPEDADFIRAAGVPMTHEEVRAVITAKLRLTPESVVWDLGVGTGSVSVAAAQLCRELHAVEINGEAAALIRANAEKFRLHNIKVYEGSALSVIDALPDPDAVFVGGSGPELPMIFERIAARGAGIRLVVSAVSLKTIVLCTQELAGEKFTGFDAAQVAVSRIKTVGKTQIWQAQNPVVIFSAVTGAAKGE encoded by the coding sequence ATGGGAAATAGGCTTTATGTTCTGGGAGCCGGACCGGGCGATATAGAAGAGGTGACGCCGGCGGTGAGCGCCGCGATCGCCTCCTCGCGCGCGGTCGCCTGCGCCCCGCGCCATCTGCACATCGCCGCGGGGCATCCGAACGTCATTGAAATGAAGAGCTTCAAAGAGACCTTCGACCGCCTTCGCGAGGAGCTTAAGCTCGGCGACGCGGCGGTCGTCGTCTCCGGCGACACGGGGATATTCAGCCTGCTGCCGCTGATAAAGAAAAATTTCCCCCACGACGAGATCACCGTCCTCCCCGGCATCAGCTCGCTCCAAAGCCTCTGCGCCAAGGCGGCCGAGACGTGGCAGGAGGCCGTGATCCTCTCGGGGCACGGGCGCGAGATCGGCGGCGCGAAGATTCTCGACGCCGTGGAGCATAACCGCGCGGCGATCTTCTTCTGCGACGCGCAGAAGAACCCCGCCTGGCTATGCGCGCTGCTCGCGGAGGCGGGGCTCGGCGCGGTGGAGGCGGTGGTCGGCGAAAGGCTCGGCGCGAAGGACGAACGCGTCAGCCGCGGCGAGACGCGCGCGCTCGCGAAGGAGAGCTTCGACGCGCTTTCAATCGTGCTGCTGATAAACAAAGACTTCACCGAGCGCCCGCCTCTGCTGCCGGAAGACGCCGATTTTATCCGCGCCGCCGGCGTGCCGATGACGCACGAGGAGGTACGCGCCGTGATAACGGCGAAGCTGCGCCTGACGCCGGAATCCGTAGTCTGGGACCTCGGCGTCGGCACCGGTTCGGTATCCGTGGCGGCGGCCCAGTTATGCCGCGAGCTCCACGCGGTGGAGATAAACGGCGAGGCGGCGGCGCTGATACGCGCGAACGCGGAAAAGTTCCGCCTCCACAATATAAAGGTATACGAGGGCTCGGCGCTTTCGGTAATAGACGCCCTGCCTGACCCTGACGCCGTCTTTGTCGGCGGCAGCGGCCCCGAGCTTCCCATGATATTCGAGCGGATCGCGGCGCGCGGCGCGGGAATACGTCTCGTCGTCTCCGCCGTCTCACTTAAGACGATCGTGCTCTGCACGCAGGAGCTCGCGGGAGAAAAATTTACCGGATTTGACGCGGCGCAGGTCGCCGTGAGCAGAATAAAGACCGTCGGCAAGACACAGATATGGCAGGCGCAGAACCCCGTTGTGATTTTTTCGGCGGTGACCGGCGCCGCGAAGGGAGAATAG
- a CDS encoding ABC transporter substrate-binding protein, translating to MAPRIVIYVLIIFLLSPLRAEAAAKRIVSLYPGHTDNIVALGGERQLVAVSKNDDDDMLPQLPRFSAKSGAEEILALKPNLVLTRGLAERQNPQLRSVLERAGVRVVSIEPPRWDKFASYLRGLAALIGSDPAAAEAKLKNIRGVIAAGAAKKSGGKGPAVFVEATAKELHTCSPDSWAAKLVELAGGRNAAPDAQAIRKGSAIAPYGLERILKAAAAGDIDVYLIQRGTMNATDMKSLASRPWYPAIKKIKTAVVPEGELSRPSLLGLEAGGRRLIKIFYGE from the coding sequence ATGGCACCCAGAATAGTTATATATGTCCTTATCATATTTTTACTCTCACCGCTCCGCGCGGAGGCGGCGGCAAAACGCATCGTCTCCCTTTATCCGGGGCACACCGACAACATCGTCGCGCTTGGCGGCGAAAGACAGCTCGTCGCCGTCTCCAAAAACGACGATGACGACATGCTGCCGCAATTGCCGCGTTTTTCGGCGAAAAGCGGCGCGGAGGAGATATTGGCGCTGAAGCCCAACCTCGTCCTGACGCGCGGCCTCGCGGAACGGCAGAACCCGCAGCTTCGCAGCGTGCTGGAGCGCGCCGGCGTGCGGGTAGTTTCGATAGAGCCGCCAAGATGGGATAAATTCGCCTCTTATCTGCGCGGGCTAGCCGCGCTCATCGGAAGCGATCCGGCAGCCGCCGAGGCGAAGCTGAAAAATATCCGCGGCGTGATCGCCGCCGGTGCGGCAAAGAAATCAGGCGGCAAAGGCCCCGCCGTCTTCGTGGAGGCGACGGCGAAGGAGCTGCACACCTGCTCGCCCGATTCGTGGGCTGCAAAGCTCGTCGAGCTCGCGGGAGGCAGAAACGCCGCCCCCGACGCGCAGGCGATCCGTAAAGGCAGCGCGATAGCGCCCTACGGCCTTGAACGGATACTCAAGGCCGCCGCCGCGGGCGATATAGATGTTTATCTTATACAGCGAGGCACGATGAACGCTACCGACATGAAGTCGCTCGCATCGCGCCCCTGGTATCCGGCGATAAAAAAGATAAAGACAGCCGTCGTCCCGGAGGGAGAGCTGAGCCGCCCGTCGCTGCTTGGACTTGAGGCCGGAGGGCGAAGGCTGATAAAAATATTCTACGGAGAGTGA
- a CDS encoding histidine phosphatase family protein, which produces MRIYLIRHAQSLANAENVWTGQRDIPLSPQGAAEQREICARFSYPRAEFYFSSPLKRCTQSLELIYGRAADYLSAALSECSLGILEGRPYTNLDDDPNYTAWLAAPDRPIERGESFNGFTERVCAGFAALLSRCRAAGVSTAAGTMHGNVMRAVLHRFADKDIPHGEWRIPNGGMYILEFDADGELVSWSAAPGFLFV; this is translated from the coding sequence TTGAGGATTTATCTCATCCGCCACGCGCAGTCGCTCGCGAACGCGGAGAATGTCTGGACCGGCCAGCGCGACATCCCGCTTTCGCCGCAGGGCGCGGCGGAACAGCGGGAGATATGCGCGCGTTTTTCCTATCCGCGCGCCGAGTTCTATTTTTCATCGCCGCTGAAACGCTGCACGCAGTCGCTCGAGCTGATATACGGGCGCGCCGCCGATTATCTTTCCGCGGCGTTATCCGAATGCTCGCTGGGCATCCTTGAGGGGCGTCCCTATACAAATCTTGACGATGACCCCAACTATACCGCCTGGCTCGCGGCCCCCGACCGTCCGATAGAGCGGGGCGAGAGTTTCAACGGTTTTACGGAGCGCGTCTGCGCCGGTTTTGCGGCGCTGCTTTCGCGATGCCGCGCGGCGGGAGTATCAACGGCCGCCGGCACGATGCACGGCAATGTGATGCGCGCGGTGTTGCACCGCTTCGCCGATAAAGATATTCCCCACGGAGAGTGGCGGATACCGAACGGAGGCATGTATATTCTCGAATTTGACGCGGATGGCGAACTGGTATCATGGAGTGCCGCGCCCGGCTTTCTCTTTGTCTGA
- a CDS encoding sirohydrochlorin cobaltochelatase produces the protein MEIFLMKSFVIALVMLTLVMSGTAFAAAPKDKPDKKGILVVAFGTSMPDAKKAIDNLVDSAKKAFPDTEVRLAYTSNIIRRKIAKEQNVNIPTPTSALAQMNDEGFTHVYVMPMHIIPGEEYDDIAGLVNGVAAVKGKYEFKELKLGRPYLSSAADCDLMADILMKRFAKDLAKKGTVIVLMGHGTPHHAANAMYSQLQLSLDKKAPGRFALGTVEAAPMIEDVIARLKRDKGVKTLVISPLMIVAGDHANNDLADKDDPESWYSQLKVAGYKDIKTFLVGLGEDADMARVYVSKIKDMMK, from the coding sequence ATGGAAATATTTCTCATGAAATCGTTTGTAATAGCTCTCGTAATGCTCACACTGGTGATGTCAGGCACGGCCTTCGCCGCCGCTCCCAAGGATAAACCCGACAAGAAGGGTATCCTCGTAGTCGCCTTCGGCACCTCGATGCCGGACGCGAAAAAGGCGATCGACAATCTCGTCGACTCGGCAAAGAAGGCCTTCCCCGACACCGAAGTCCGACTCGCCTACACGTCAAACATCATCCGCAGGAAGATAGCGAAGGAGCAGAACGTCAATATTCCCACGCCGACATCGGCGCTCGCGCAGATGAACGACGAAGGCTTCACCCACGTCTATGTGATGCCGATGCACATCATCCCCGGAGAAGAGTATGACGACATCGCGGGACTCGTGAACGGCGTCGCCGCGGTGAAGGGGAAGTATGAATTCAAAGAACTGAAACTCGGCCGCCCCTATCTTTCATCGGCCGCCGACTGCGATCTGATGGCCGACATTCTCATGAAGCGCTTCGCGAAGGATCTCGCGAAGAAGGGCACCGTGATCGTCCTCATGGGACACGGCACGCCGCACCACGCCGCGAACGCGATGTACAGCCAGCTCCAGCTTTCGCTCGACAAGAAGGCCCCCGGCCGCTTTGCCCTTGGCACTGTCGAAGCGGCGCCGATGATCGAAGATGTGATCGCGCGCCTCAAGCGTGACAAGGGCGTGAAGACGCTCGTCATCTCCCCGCTGATGATCGTCGCGGGCGACCACGCGAACAACGACCTCGCCGATAAGGACGATCCCGAATCATGGTACAGCCAGCTGAAAGTGGCAGGCTACAAGGATATTAAGACCTTCCTCGTCGGCCTTGGCGAAGATGCGGACATGGCCCGCGTCTACGTCTCCAAGATCAAGGATATGATGAAATAA
- the cbiD gene encoding cobalt-precorrin-5B (C(1))-methyltransferase CbiD: MASNRELREGYSTGSCAAAAAKAAALCALGSPCPTSVEITTPEERIFTLPVVGYEDGSCGVIKDAGDDPDSTDGIMIKTAVKLSPAPGAVSFLAGEGVGTVTLPGLKVPVGEPAINPVPRAMIERALREVIGARGAEVTISAPQGAEVAKRTFNPRLGIAGGISILGTSGRVKPMNEASLLESLTLELNTHTAEGREAVAVAFAGTGENALRRAYGINNRAVVQCGNYIGHLLDESARLGLKRLLIGGHPGKLLKVAAGSFNTHNRTGGGAKEALCAQAAIAGAPAATVKALYECPTTEEAMRLVRKEGLDFLWTILARIAAKRCEERAFEDIKTAVAFIDNGGIILGATDDAPSFAEEIRDGK; this comes from the coding sequence ATGGCATCGAATAGGGAGCTCCGCGAGGGATATTCGACGGGAAGCTGCGCAGCGGCGGCGGCGAAGGCCGCGGCGCTTTGCGCGCTGGGGTCGCCCTGCCCCACGAGCGTAGAGATAACGACGCCGGAGGAGAGGATCTTCACGCTGCCGGTCGTCGGATATGAGGACGGCAGCTGCGGCGTGATAAAGGACGCGGGAGACGACCCTGACTCGACGGACGGCATCATGATAAAGACCGCCGTGAAACTCTCTCCCGCGCCGGGAGCGGTGAGCTTCCTCGCCGGCGAGGGGGTGGGGACGGTGACCCTGCCGGGGCTCAAGGTCCCCGTCGGCGAACCGGCGATCAATCCCGTGCCGCGCGCGATGATCGAACGCGCGCTGCGCGAGGTGATCGGCGCGCGCGGCGCGGAAGTCACCATCTCGGCGCCACAGGGCGCCGAGGTCGCGAAACGAACCTTCAACCCGCGGCTGGGGATCGCCGGCGGCATCTCAATCCTCGGCACCTCGGGACGCGTAAAGCCGATGAACGAGGCTTCGCTGCTTGAATCGCTGACGCTGGAGCTCAACACCCACACGGCGGAGGGACGCGAAGCGGTGGCGGTCGCCTTCGCGGGGACTGGCGAGAACGCGCTGCGCAGGGCCTACGGGATAAATAACCGCGCCGTCGTGCAGTGCGGAAACTATATCGGCCATCTGCTCGACGAATCGGCCCGCCTCGGACTGAAACGGCTGCTGATCGGCGGACACCCGGGAAAGCTGCTCAAGGTCGCGGCGGGCAGCTTCAACACCCACAACCGCACCGGCGGCGGCGCGAAAGAGGCGCTCTGCGCGCAGGCGGCGATCGCGGGAGCTCCCGCCGCCACGGTGAAGGCCCTCTACGAGTGTCCCACCACCGAAGAGGCGATGCGCCTCGTGCGCAAAGAGGGCTTGGATTTTTTATGGACGATACTGGCGCGTATCGCCGCGAAACGCTGCGAAGAACGCGCCTTTGAAGATATAAAGACAGCCGTCGCCTTTATCGACAACGGCGGAATAATTCTCGGCGCGACTGATGACGCGCCGTCCTTTGCGGAGGAGATAAGAGATGGGAAATAG
- a CDS encoding precorrin-2 C(20)-methyltransferase has protein sequence MKFTVVGVGPGDPELVTLKALRIIKEADVVLTPYSPRGKFSVAEQIVRANLPEVETTPVTFPMLTDAEEREKFLLGELERIGGSWRGAKSVVLPVIGDSALYATGSYLFDAWKNLVPELELSLVPGISAHQLAASRIGSFLAMGEDVFSVIPCIDDREGIVAALRRADSAALYKPCILKERLAEVVAETGPWRRMARIDRAGLADEKIYEGAAALEPAEEYLSILLLWRS, from the coding sequence TTGAAATTTACAGTTGTCGGCGTAGGGCCCGGAGATCCCGAGCTGGTTACGCTCAAAGCGCTAAGAATCATAAAAGAGGCGGATGTGGTGCTGACGCCTTATTCGCCGCGCGGAAAGTTCTCCGTCGCCGAGCAGATAGTGCGCGCGAACCTTCCGGAGGTCGAGACAACCCCCGTCACCTTCCCGATGCTCACCGACGCGGAGGAGCGCGAGAAGTTCCTCCTTGGCGAACTGGAACGAATCGGCGGCTCATGGCGCGGTGCAAAGAGCGTGGTGCTGCCGGTGATCGGCGACTCGGCGCTCTACGCGACGGGCTCCTATCTCTTCGACGCCTGGAAGAATCTCGTACCGGAGCTTGAGCTCTCGCTGGTGCCCGGCATCTCCGCGCATCAGCTCGCGGCCTCGCGCATCGGCTCATTTCTCGCAATGGGAGAAGACGTTTTCTCCGTTATTCCCTGTATCGACGACCGGGAGGGAATCGTGGCGGCGCTGCGCCGCGCCGATTCCGCGGCGCTCTATAAGCCCTGCATACTAAAGGAGAGACTCGCGGAGGTCGTCGCGGAGACGGGACCCTGGCGGCGTATGGCGCGCATCGACCGCGCGGGACTCGCCGACGAAAAGATTTACGAGGGCGCGGCGGCGCTGGAGCCCGCCGAGGAATACCTCTCAATACTCCTGCTCTGGCGGAGCTAA
- a CDS encoding ABC transporter ATP-binding protein: MSVYTFSGLCAGYGAKKIIDGISGEIENGRITALIGPNGGGKSMLLRTLGGLGSYSGKLALGEREVRNIPRRDFGRLVGFLPQSIGVKAAFSVYEIISLGRLPFHGALEPMKPEDDRIILESAKLAEVDHLLFRTATELSGGERQRVLLAMILAQQPELFLLDEPTSALDPSHSRRIFSLLRRLASEGRSVVAAAHDLNSAISCCDDFIALKEGKIIARGPVGLLDEKILHELYGIRFRRYRSEEGDTAWHPE, encoded by the coding sequence ATGAGCGTCTATACCTTCAGCGGACTCTGCGCCGGTTACGGCGCGAAAAAGATAATCGACGGCATCAGCGGCGAGATAGAAAACGGCAGGATAACGGCGCTCATCGGCCCGAACGGCGGCGGCAAGAGTATGTTGCTGCGTACGCTCGGCGGCCTCGGAAGCTACAGTGGCAAGCTCGCGCTCGGCGAACGCGAGGTGAGAAATATCCCGCGCCGCGACTTCGGGCGATTGGTGGGCTTTCTGCCGCAGAGCATCGGCGTGAAGGCCGCCTTCTCCGTCTACGAGATAATCTCGCTCGGACGTCTGCCCTTTCATGGGGCGCTTGAACCGATGAAGCCTGAGGATGACAGGATAATCCTTGAGAGCGCGAAGCTCGCGGAGGTGGACCATCTGCTCTTTCGCACCGCAACGGAGCTCTCCGGGGGAGAACGGCAGCGCGTGCTGCTCGCGATGATCCTCGCCCAGCAGCCGGAGCTCTTTTTGCTTGACGAACCGACCTCAGCGCTCGACCCGAGCCATTCGCGGCGTATATTCTCGCTGCTGCGGCGGCTCGCCTCGGAGGGCAGGAGCGTCGTCGCGGCGGCGCACGACCTGAACAGCGCGATCTCCTGCTGCGACGACTTTATCGCGCTCAAAGAGGGAAAGATCATCGCCCGCGGCCCGGTCGGGCTGCTGGACGAAAAAATATTACATGAACTGTACGGCATAAGGTTCCGCCGTTACAGATCGGAGGAGGGCGATACGGCATGGCACCCAGAATAG